A genome region from Manihot esculenta cultivar AM560-2 chromosome 5, M.esculenta_v8, whole genome shotgun sequence includes the following:
- the LOC110615717 gene encoding transportin-1 isoform X3, which produces MATQALWQPKEEGLREICGLLQQNISPTSDKTRIWQQLQHFTQFPDFNNYLAFIFARSQGTSVEIRQAAGLLLKNNLRSAYKSMDPAYQQYIKSELLPCLGAADKHIRTTVGTIISAIVQQGRILGWPELLQALMQCLDSNDINHMEGAMDTLSKICEDIPQELDSDVPGLAGRPIDVFLPRLFQFFQSPHASLRKLSLGSINQFIMLMPTALYLSMDQFLRGLFVLANDPAADIRKLVCSAFVQLIEVNPSFLEQPNMKSIIEFMLQASKDNDDEVALEACEFWSAYGEAQLNPELLREFLQRLIPILLSNMVYANDDESLIDAEEDDSQPDRDQDIRPRFHSSRFHGSDDMNDDDDDSLNVWNLRKCSAAGLDIISNIYRDGILPTLMPLVEAKLSTSDDETWKEREAAVLALGAVAEGCIEGLYPHLAEIVAYLIPVLDDKFPLLRSITCWTLSRFSKFIVQGMVNQKGTEQFNKVLMGLLRRILDTNKRVQEAACSAFATLEEEAAEEMVPYLETILQHLMCAFGRYQRRNLRIVYDAISTLADAVAVELNQPRYLEILMPPLIAKWQQLADSDKDLFPLLECFTSIAQALGTGFSQFAGPVFQRCLNIIQLQQLAKVSQSNLRDVLLQCCVDDAPDVRQSALALLGDLARVCPVYLRPSLSNFLNIAAKQLGSPELQESISVANNACWAIGELAIKVREEVSPVLMTVISCLVPILHHAEGLNRSLVENSAITLGRLAWVCPELVSPHMEHFMQPWCAALSMIRDDVEKEDAFRGLCAIVRLNPSGALNSLVYMCRAIASWQVIRSEDLHNEVCQVLHAYKQMLRDGSWERCLSALEPPVKDKLSKYEVR; this is translated from the exons ATGGCGACACAAGCTTTATGGCAACCAAAGGAAGAAGGCCTCAGAGAGATATGTGGTCTTCTCCAACAGAATATTTCGCCTACTTCTGATAAAACTCGCATTTGGCAGCAGCTTCAGCACTTCACTCAATTCCCCGATTTCAACAACTATCTTGCTTTTATTTTTGCTCGCTCTCAG GGAACATCAGTTGAAATTCGACAGGCTGCTGGTCTATTGCTCAAAAATAATCTAAGAAGTGCTTACAAGTCCATGGATCCCGCCTATCAACAATATATAAAATCAGAGCTGTTACCTTGTTTAGGGGCAGCAGATAAGCACATTAGAACTACAGTTGGAACAATTATCAGTGCAATTGTTCAGCAGGGACGAATTCTTGGCTGGCCAGAGctgttgcaggctcttatgcaGTGTTTAGACAGCAATGATATAAATCATATGGAAGGTGCCATGGATACTTTATCCAAG ATCTGTGAAGATATTCCACAAGAGCTTGATTCGGATGTACCTGGATTAGCTGGACGTCCTATTGATGTTTTCCTGCCTAGATTATTCCAG TTTTTCCAGTCACCACATGCCTCCCTGAGAAAGTTATCTCTAGGATCGATAAATCAATTTATTATGCTGATGCCCACT GCTCTTTATCTGTCTATGGATCAGTTCCTTCGTGGTTTATTTGTCCTTGCTAATGACCCTGCTGCAGACATTCGAAAATTG GTTTGTTCAGCATTTGTTCAACTCATTGAAGTTAATCCTTCTTTCCTGGAG CAGCCAAATATGAAGAGTATCATTGAATTCATGTTGCAAGCAAGCAAGGATAATGATGATGAGGTTGCCCTTGAAGCTTGTGAATTTTG GTCAGCATATGGCGAAGCTCAATTAAACCCTGAACTTCTAAGGGAGTTCTTGCAGCGTCTAATTCCA ATTTTATTGTCAAATATGGTTTATGCCAACGACGATGAGTCTCTTATTGATGCTGAG GAGGATGACTCACAACCAGACAGGGATCAG GATATAAGGCCTCGCTTTCATTCATCTAGGTTTCATGGATCAGatgatatgaatgatgat GATGATGACAGTTTAAATGTTTGGAACTTAAGGAAATGCAGTGCGGCCGGCCTTGATATTATTTCCAATATTTATAGGGATGGAATTCTTCCAACATTAATGCCTTTAGTTGAG GCCAAGCTATCCACCTCTGATGATGAGACCTGGAAGGAAAGGGAAGCAGCAGTGCTGGCACTTGGTGCTGTAGCTGAGGGTTGCATTGAAGGTCTTTACCCTCATTTGGCTGAG ATTGTGGCGTACCTCATCCCTGTATTAGATGATAAATTTCCTTTGCTTAGGAGTATTACCTGTTGGACACTTTCTCGCTTTAGTAAATTTATTGTTCAG GGTATGGTCAACCAGAAGGGTACTGAACAATTCAACAAAGTTCTCATGGGTCTTTTACGGAGGATTTTAGACACTAACAAGCGGGTACAAGAGGCTGCTTGTTCAGCTTTTGCTACACTAGAAGAG GAAGCTGCTGAAGAGATGGTGCCATATTTGGAAACTATTCTCCAGCATCTTATGTGTGCCTTTGGGAGATATCAG AGGAGAAATCTGCGAATTGTTTATGATGCTATCAGTACTTTAGCAGATGCTGTGGCAGTGGAACTTAATCAG CCCAGATATCTTGAGATTCTGATGCCTCCATTAATTGCAAAATGGCAGCAACTCGCTGACTCAGATAAAGACCTTTTCCCACTTTTAGAGTGCTTTACATCTATAGCACAG GCACTTGGAACTGGATTCTCTCAGTTTGCTGGACCAGTATTCCAGAGGTGCTTAAACATCATCCAGTTGCAACAATTGGCAAAg GTTTCACAAAGCAATTTGAGGGATGTGCTTCTGCAATGCTGTGTGGATGATGCTCCTGATGTTCGACAAAGTGCTCTTGCACTTCTAGGAGACCTTGCAAGA GTTTGCCCAGTGTATTTGCGTCCCTCTTTATCCAACTTTCTTAATATTGCAGCCAAACAACTG GGTAGTCCTGAGCTACAGGAATCCATTTCAGTGGCAAATAATGCTTGCTGGGCAATTGGTGAATTAGCAATCAAG GTTCGTGAAGAAGTTTCACCAGTTCTGATGACTGTTATTTCATGCCTAGTTCCAATCCTTCACCATGCAGAG GGTCTTAATAGGTCACTGGTAGAAAATAGTGCCATTACACTTGGGAGACTTGCATGGGTCTGTCCGGAGCTTGTGTCACCCCATATGGAGCATTTTATGCAACCATGGTGTGCTGCTTTGTCCAT GATTCGTGATGATGTTGAGAAGGAAGATGCATTCCGTGGTCTATGTGCAATT GTGAGGTTAAATCCATCTGGGGCGTTGAATTCACTTGTGTACATGTGCAGAGCTATTGCAAGTTGGCAA GTAATAAGGAGTGAGGATCTACACAATGAAGTTTGCCAGGTGTTGCATGCATATAAACAG ATGTTGAGGGATGGATCATGGGAACGCTGCCTATCAGCATTGGAGCCTCCTGTTAAAgataaattatcaaaatatgaGGTACGATAA
- the LOC110615717 gene encoding transportin-1 isoform X1 translates to MATQALWQPKEEGLREICGLLQQNISPTSDKTRIWQQLQHFTQFPDFNNYLAFIFARSQGTSVEIRQAAGLLLKNNLRSAYKSMDPAYQQYIKSELLPCLGAADKHIRTTVGTIISAIVQQGRILGWPELLQALMQCLDSNDINHMEGAMDTLSKICEDIPQELDSDVPGLAGRPIDVFLPRLFQFFQSPHASLRKLSLGSINQFIMLMPTALYLSMDQFLRGLFVLANDPAADIRKLVCSAFVQLIEVNPSFLEQPNMKSIIEFMLQASKDNDDEVALEACEFWSAYGEAQLNPELLREFLQRLIPILLSNMVYANDDESLIDAEEDDSQPDRDQDIRPRFHSSRFHGSDDMNDDDDDSLNVWNLRKCSAAGLDIISNIYRDGILPTLMPLVEAKLSTSDDETWKEREAAVLALGAVAEGCIEGLYPHLAEIVAYLIPVLDDKFPLLRSITCWTLSRFSKFIVQGMVNQKGTEQFNKVLMGLLRRILDTNKRVQEAACSAFATLEEEAAEEMVPYLETILQHLMCAFGRYQRRNLRIVYDAISTLADAVAVELNQPRYLEILMPPLIAKWQQLADSDKDLFPLLECFTSIAQALGTGFSQFAGPVFQRCLNIIQLQQLAKVDPTSAGIQYDKEFVVCSLDLISGLAEGLGGGIESLVSQSNLRDVLLQCCVDDAPDVRQSALALLGDLARVCPVYLRPSLSNFLNIAAKQLGSPELQESISVANNACWAIGELAIKVREEVSPVLMTVISCLVPILHHAEGLNRSLVENSAITLGRLAWVCPELVSPHMEHFMQPWCAALSMIRDDVEKEDAFRGLCAIVRLNPSGALNSLVYMCRAIASWQVIRSEDLHNEVCQVLHAYKQMLRDGSWERCLSALEPPVKDKLSKYEVR, encoded by the exons ATGGCGACACAAGCTTTATGGCAACCAAAGGAAGAAGGCCTCAGAGAGATATGTGGTCTTCTCCAACAGAATATTTCGCCTACTTCTGATAAAACTCGCATTTGGCAGCAGCTTCAGCACTTCACTCAATTCCCCGATTTCAACAACTATCTTGCTTTTATTTTTGCTCGCTCTCAG GGAACATCAGTTGAAATTCGACAGGCTGCTGGTCTATTGCTCAAAAATAATCTAAGAAGTGCTTACAAGTCCATGGATCCCGCCTATCAACAATATATAAAATCAGAGCTGTTACCTTGTTTAGGGGCAGCAGATAAGCACATTAGAACTACAGTTGGAACAATTATCAGTGCAATTGTTCAGCAGGGACGAATTCTTGGCTGGCCAGAGctgttgcaggctcttatgcaGTGTTTAGACAGCAATGATATAAATCATATGGAAGGTGCCATGGATACTTTATCCAAG ATCTGTGAAGATATTCCACAAGAGCTTGATTCGGATGTACCTGGATTAGCTGGACGTCCTATTGATGTTTTCCTGCCTAGATTATTCCAG TTTTTCCAGTCACCACATGCCTCCCTGAGAAAGTTATCTCTAGGATCGATAAATCAATTTATTATGCTGATGCCCACT GCTCTTTATCTGTCTATGGATCAGTTCCTTCGTGGTTTATTTGTCCTTGCTAATGACCCTGCTGCAGACATTCGAAAATTG GTTTGTTCAGCATTTGTTCAACTCATTGAAGTTAATCCTTCTTTCCTGGAG CAGCCAAATATGAAGAGTATCATTGAATTCATGTTGCAAGCAAGCAAGGATAATGATGATGAGGTTGCCCTTGAAGCTTGTGAATTTTG GTCAGCATATGGCGAAGCTCAATTAAACCCTGAACTTCTAAGGGAGTTCTTGCAGCGTCTAATTCCA ATTTTATTGTCAAATATGGTTTATGCCAACGACGATGAGTCTCTTATTGATGCTGAG GAGGATGACTCACAACCAGACAGGGATCAG GATATAAGGCCTCGCTTTCATTCATCTAGGTTTCATGGATCAGatgatatgaatgatgat GATGATGACAGTTTAAATGTTTGGAACTTAAGGAAATGCAGTGCGGCCGGCCTTGATATTATTTCCAATATTTATAGGGATGGAATTCTTCCAACATTAATGCCTTTAGTTGAG GCCAAGCTATCCACCTCTGATGATGAGACCTGGAAGGAAAGGGAAGCAGCAGTGCTGGCACTTGGTGCTGTAGCTGAGGGTTGCATTGAAGGTCTTTACCCTCATTTGGCTGAG ATTGTGGCGTACCTCATCCCTGTATTAGATGATAAATTTCCTTTGCTTAGGAGTATTACCTGTTGGACACTTTCTCGCTTTAGTAAATTTATTGTTCAG GGTATGGTCAACCAGAAGGGTACTGAACAATTCAACAAAGTTCTCATGGGTCTTTTACGGAGGATTTTAGACACTAACAAGCGGGTACAAGAGGCTGCTTGTTCAGCTTTTGCTACACTAGAAGAG GAAGCTGCTGAAGAGATGGTGCCATATTTGGAAACTATTCTCCAGCATCTTATGTGTGCCTTTGGGAGATATCAG AGGAGAAATCTGCGAATTGTTTATGATGCTATCAGTACTTTAGCAGATGCTGTGGCAGTGGAACTTAATCAG CCCAGATATCTTGAGATTCTGATGCCTCCATTAATTGCAAAATGGCAGCAACTCGCTGACTCAGATAAAGACCTTTTCCCACTTTTAGAGTGCTTTACATCTATAGCACAG GCACTTGGAACTGGATTCTCTCAGTTTGCTGGACCAGTATTCCAGAGGTGCTTAAACATCATCCAGTTGCAACAATTGGCAAAg GTTGATCCCACATCTGCTGGAATTCAGTATGATAAAGAGTTTGTTGTTTGCTCTTTGGACTTAATCTCAGGGCTTGCAGAAGGCCTTGGTGGTGGGATTGAGAGTTTG GTTTCACAAAGCAATTTGAGGGATGTGCTTCTGCAATGCTGTGTGGATGATGCTCCTGATGTTCGACAAAGTGCTCTTGCACTTCTAGGAGACCTTGCAAGA GTTTGCCCAGTGTATTTGCGTCCCTCTTTATCCAACTTTCTTAATATTGCAGCCAAACAACTG GGTAGTCCTGAGCTACAGGAATCCATTTCAGTGGCAAATAATGCTTGCTGGGCAATTGGTGAATTAGCAATCAAG GTTCGTGAAGAAGTTTCACCAGTTCTGATGACTGTTATTTCATGCCTAGTTCCAATCCTTCACCATGCAGAG GGTCTTAATAGGTCACTGGTAGAAAATAGTGCCATTACACTTGGGAGACTTGCATGGGTCTGTCCGGAGCTTGTGTCACCCCATATGGAGCATTTTATGCAACCATGGTGTGCTGCTTTGTCCAT GATTCGTGATGATGTTGAGAAGGAAGATGCATTCCGTGGTCTATGTGCAATT GTGAGGTTAAATCCATCTGGGGCGTTGAATTCACTTGTGTACATGTGCAGAGCTATTGCAAGTTGGCAA GTAATAAGGAGTGAGGATCTACACAATGAAGTTTGCCAGGTGTTGCATGCATATAAACAG ATGTTGAGGGATGGATCATGGGAACGCTGCCTATCAGCATTGGAGCCTCCTGTTAAAgataaattatcaaaatatgaGGTACGATAA
- the LOC110615717 gene encoding transportin-1 isoform X2, with the protein MATQALWQPKEEGLREICGLLQQNISPTSDKTRIWQQLQHFTQFPDFNNYLAFIFARSQGTSVEIRQAAGLLLKNNLRSAYKSMDPAYQQYIKSELLPCLGAADKHIRTTVGTIISAIVQQGRILGWPELLQALMQCLDSNDINHMEGAMDTLSKICEDIPQELDSDVPGLAGRPIDVFLPRLFQFFQSPHASLRKLSLGSINQFIMLMPTALYLSMDQFLRGLFVLANDPAADIRKLVCSAFVQLIEVNPSFLEPNMKSIIEFMLQASKDNDDEVALEACEFWSAYGEAQLNPELLREFLQRLIPILLSNMVYANDDESLIDAEEDDSQPDRDQDIRPRFHSSRFHGSDDMNDDDDDSLNVWNLRKCSAAGLDIISNIYRDGILPTLMPLVEAKLSTSDDETWKEREAAVLALGAVAEGCIEGLYPHLAEIVAYLIPVLDDKFPLLRSITCWTLSRFSKFIVQGMVNQKGTEQFNKVLMGLLRRILDTNKRVQEAACSAFATLEEEAAEEMVPYLETILQHLMCAFGRYQRRNLRIVYDAISTLADAVAVELNQPRYLEILMPPLIAKWQQLADSDKDLFPLLECFTSIAQALGTGFSQFAGPVFQRCLNIIQLQQLAKVDPTSAGIQYDKEFVVCSLDLISGLAEGLGGGIESLVSQSNLRDVLLQCCVDDAPDVRQSALALLGDLARVCPVYLRPSLSNFLNIAAKQLGSPELQESISVANNACWAIGELAIKVREEVSPVLMTVISCLVPILHHAEGLNRSLVENSAITLGRLAWVCPELVSPHMEHFMQPWCAALSMIRDDVEKEDAFRGLCAIVRLNPSGALNSLVYMCRAIASWQVIRSEDLHNEVCQVLHAYKQMLRDGSWERCLSALEPPVKDKLSKYEVR; encoded by the exons ATGGCGACACAAGCTTTATGGCAACCAAAGGAAGAAGGCCTCAGAGAGATATGTGGTCTTCTCCAACAGAATATTTCGCCTACTTCTGATAAAACTCGCATTTGGCAGCAGCTTCAGCACTTCACTCAATTCCCCGATTTCAACAACTATCTTGCTTTTATTTTTGCTCGCTCTCAG GGAACATCAGTTGAAATTCGACAGGCTGCTGGTCTATTGCTCAAAAATAATCTAAGAAGTGCTTACAAGTCCATGGATCCCGCCTATCAACAATATATAAAATCAGAGCTGTTACCTTGTTTAGGGGCAGCAGATAAGCACATTAGAACTACAGTTGGAACAATTATCAGTGCAATTGTTCAGCAGGGACGAATTCTTGGCTGGCCAGAGctgttgcaggctcttatgcaGTGTTTAGACAGCAATGATATAAATCATATGGAAGGTGCCATGGATACTTTATCCAAG ATCTGTGAAGATATTCCACAAGAGCTTGATTCGGATGTACCTGGATTAGCTGGACGTCCTATTGATGTTTTCCTGCCTAGATTATTCCAG TTTTTCCAGTCACCACATGCCTCCCTGAGAAAGTTATCTCTAGGATCGATAAATCAATTTATTATGCTGATGCCCACT GCTCTTTATCTGTCTATGGATCAGTTCCTTCGTGGTTTATTTGTCCTTGCTAATGACCCTGCTGCAGACATTCGAAAATTG GTTTGTTCAGCATTTGTTCAACTCATTGAAGTTAATCCTTCTTTCCTGGAG CCAAATATGAAGAGTATCATTGAATTCATGTTGCAAGCAAGCAAGGATAATGATGATGAGGTTGCCCTTGAAGCTTGTGAATTTTG GTCAGCATATGGCGAAGCTCAATTAAACCCTGAACTTCTAAGGGAGTTCTTGCAGCGTCTAATTCCA ATTTTATTGTCAAATATGGTTTATGCCAACGACGATGAGTCTCTTATTGATGCTGAG GAGGATGACTCACAACCAGACAGGGATCAG GATATAAGGCCTCGCTTTCATTCATCTAGGTTTCATGGATCAGatgatatgaatgatgat GATGATGACAGTTTAAATGTTTGGAACTTAAGGAAATGCAGTGCGGCCGGCCTTGATATTATTTCCAATATTTATAGGGATGGAATTCTTCCAACATTAATGCCTTTAGTTGAG GCCAAGCTATCCACCTCTGATGATGAGACCTGGAAGGAAAGGGAAGCAGCAGTGCTGGCACTTGGTGCTGTAGCTGAGGGTTGCATTGAAGGTCTTTACCCTCATTTGGCTGAG ATTGTGGCGTACCTCATCCCTGTATTAGATGATAAATTTCCTTTGCTTAGGAGTATTACCTGTTGGACACTTTCTCGCTTTAGTAAATTTATTGTTCAG GGTATGGTCAACCAGAAGGGTACTGAACAATTCAACAAAGTTCTCATGGGTCTTTTACGGAGGATTTTAGACACTAACAAGCGGGTACAAGAGGCTGCTTGTTCAGCTTTTGCTACACTAGAAGAG GAAGCTGCTGAAGAGATGGTGCCATATTTGGAAACTATTCTCCAGCATCTTATGTGTGCCTTTGGGAGATATCAG AGGAGAAATCTGCGAATTGTTTATGATGCTATCAGTACTTTAGCAGATGCTGTGGCAGTGGAACTTAATCAG CCCAGATATCTTGAGATTCTGATGCCTCCATTAATTGCAAAATGGCAGCAACTCGCTGACTCAGATAAAGACCTTTTCCCACTTTTAGAGTGCTTTACATCTATAGCACAG GCACTTGGAACTGGATTCTCTCAGTTTGCTGGACCAGTATTCCAGAGGTGCTTAAACATCATCCAGTTGCAACAATTGGCAAAg GTTGATCCCACATCTGCTGGAATTCAGTATGATAAAGAGTTTGTTGTTTGCTCTTTGGACTTAATCTCAGGGCTTGCAGAAGGCCTTGGTGGTGGGATTGAGAGTTTG GTTTCACAAAGCAATTTGAGGGATGTGCTTCTGCAATGCTGTGTGGATGATGCTCCTGATGTTCGACAAAGTGCTCTTGCACTTCTAGGAGACCTTGCAAGA GTTTGCCCAGTGTATTTGCGTCCCTCTTTATCCAACTTTCTTAATATTGCAGCCAAACAACTG GGTAGTCCTGAGCTACAGGAATCCATTTCAGTGGCAAATAATGCTTGCTGGGCAATTGGTGAATTAGCAATCAAG GTTCGTGAAGAAGTTTCACCAGTTCTGATGACTGTTATTTCATGCCTAGTTCCAATCCTTCACCATGCAGAG GGTCTTAATAGGTCACTGGTAGAAAATAGTGCCATTACACTTGGGAGACTTGCATGGGTCTGTCCGGAGCTTGTGTCACCCCATATGGAGCATTTTATGCAACCATGGTGTGCTGCTTTGTCCAT GATTCGTGATGATGTTGAGAAGGAAGATGCATTCCGTGGTCTATGTGCAATT GTGAGGTTAAATCCATCTGGGGCGTTGAATTCACTTGTGTACATGTGCAGAGCTATTGCAAGTTGGCAA GTAATAAGGAGTGAGGATCTACACAATGAAGTTTGCCAGGTGTTGCATGCATATAAACAG ATGTTGAGGGATGGATCATGGGAACGCTGCCTATCAGCATTGGAGCCTCCTGTTAAAgataaattatcaaaatatgaGGTACGATAA
- the LOC110616270 gene encoding probable prolyl 4-hydroxylase 3, whose translation MAKLRYSRIQARKWWTLSMALRILFILTVVLLMLLGLGIFSLPISSDDAPPNDLTTSYRRLAAERDDNGLGNRGEQWTEILSWEPRAFLYHNFLSKEECEYLIALANPHMTKSTVVDSKTGRSKDSRVRTSSGMFLRRGRDKIIRSIEKRIADFSFIPVEHGEGLQVLHYEVGQKYEAHYDYFLDEFNTKNGGQRTATVLMYLSDVEEGGETVFPAAKGNISSVPWWNELSECGKQGLSVKPKRGSALLFWSTSPDATLDPSSLHGSCPVIKGNKWSATKWMHLGEYKI comes from the exons ATGGCGAAGCTGAGATACTCAAGGATACAAGCAAGGAAATGGTGGACATTGTCGATGGCTTTGAGGATACTGTTTATTCTGACGGTGGTTCTGTTGATGCTTTTGGGCCTGGGGATCTTCTCTCTTCCTATAAGCAGCGACGATGCTCCTCCCAATGATCTCACTACTTCGTATAGACGTCTGGCTGctgaaag AGATGATAATGGTTTGGGAAATAGAGGAGAGCAGTGGACTGAAATTCTTTCTTGGGAGCCTCGAGCATTTCTTTATCACAATTTCTTG TCAAAAGAAGAATGCGAGTACCTAATAGCTCTGGCCAACCCACACATGACAAAGTCAACTGTGGTAGATAGCAAGACAGGTCGAAGTAAAGATAGCAG GGTTCGTACGAGTTCTGGAATGTTTCTGAGGAGAGGACGAGATAAAATTATTAGGAGCATTGAAAAGAGGATAGCCGACTTTTCTTTTATTCCTGTAG AGCACGGAGAAGGACTTCAAGTTCTTCATTATGAAGTTGGGCAGAAGTATGAGGCTCACTATGATTATTTTCTTGATGAGTTCAACACTAAGAATGGGGGCCAACGTACTGCAACTGTTCTAATGTATCT GTCAGACGTTGAAGAAGGGGGTGAGACAGTGTTTCCTGCTGCTAAGGGAAACATCAGCTCTGTGCCATGGTGGAATGAGTTGTCTGAATGTGGCAAACAGGGTCTTTCAGTGAAACCGAAAAGGGGAAGTGCCTTGCTGTTTTGGAGCACAAGTCCTGATGCTACTCTAGATCCTTCAAGTTTGCATG GTAGTTGTCCTGTGATTAAAGGGAACAAATGGTCAGCTACAAAGTGGATGCATCTTGGGGAATATAAGATCTGA
- the LOC110615670 gene encoding V-type proton ATPase subunit B 1, with translation MGAAEKSFDMEEGTLEIGMEYRTVSGVAGPLVILDKVKGPKYQEIVNIRLGDGTTRRGQVLEVDGEKAVVQVFEGTSGIDNKYTTVQFTGEVLKTPVSLDMLGRIFNGSGKPIDNGPPILPEAYLDISGSSINPSERTYPEEMIQTGISTIDVMNSIARGQKIPLFSAAGLPHNEIAAQICRQAGLVKRLEKSEDLLGDDEEDNFAIVFAAMGVNMETAQFFKRDFEENGSMERVTLFLNLANDPTIERIITPRIALTTAEYLAYECGKHVLVILTDMSSYADALREVSAAREEVPGRRGYPGYMYTDLATIYERAGRIEGRKGSITQIPILTMPNDDITHPTPDLTGYITEGQIYIDRQLYNRQIYPPINVLPSLSRLMKSAIGEGMTRRDHADVSNQLYANYAIGKDVQAMKAVVGEEALSSEDLLYLEFLDKFERKFVTQGAYDTRNIFQSLDLAWTLLRIFPRELLHRIPAKTLDQYYSRDSTN, from the exons ATGGGAGCGGCAGAGAAGAGTTTTGACATGGAGGAGGGAACTCTAGAGATTGGAATGG AGTATAGAACTGTCTCTGGTGTTGCCGGGCCGCTGGTTATTCTTGACAAAGTCAAG GGTCCAAAGTACCAGGAGATTGTTAATATTCGCTTGGGAGATGGAACAACTCGGCGTGGTCAGGTCTTAGAAGTTGATGGGGAGAAAGCTGTCGTGCAG GTTTTTGAAGGAACATCTGGTATTGACAACAAATACACAACTGTGCAATTCACAGGAGAG GTTTTGAAAACTCCTGTATCACTGGATATGCTTGGTCGCATATTTAATGGTTCTGGGAAACCCATTGATAATGGTCCTCCAATTCTGCCTGAGGCTTATCTAGACATTTCTG GAAGCTCCATCAACCCCAGTGAAAGAACCTATCCTGAAGAGATGATACAGACAGGGATTTCTACTATTGATGTCATGAATTCTATTGCTCGTGGTCAGAAGATTCCACTTTTTTCTGCTGCTGGTCTTCCTCACAATGAAATAGCTGCTCAGATTTGTCGCCAGGCTGGTCTTGTAAAGAGGCTTGAAAAGTCTGAAGATCTCTTGGGG GATGACGAAGAGGACAATTTTGCCATCGTATTTGCGGCCATGGGTGTAAACATGGAGACAGCCCAATTTTTCAAGCGTGATTTTGAGGAAAATGGGTCAATGGAGAGAGTGACCCTTTTCTTAAATTTG GCCAATGATCCCACTATTGAGCGAATTATCACCCCTCGAATTGCTCTCACAACTGCAGAATATCTAGCTTATGAATGTGGGAAGCATGTTCTAGTTATACTGACTGATATGAGTTCTTATGCTGATGCTCTTCGTGAG GTATCTGCTGCCCGAGAAGAGGTTCCTGGAAGGCGTGGATATCCAGGGTATATGTACACTGATCTTGCAACAATTTATGAGCGTGCAGGGCGTATTGAAGGCAGAAAGGGTTCTATCACTCAAATTCCAATCTTAACTATGCCTAATGatg ATATCACACACCCTACCCCAGATCTTACCGGTTATATTACTGAGGGTCAGATATACATTGATAGGCAACTTTACAATCGACAG ATATACCCACCCATTAATGTGCTCCCATCGCTCTCCCGACTGATGAAG AGTGCTATTGGCGAGGGAATGACTCGTCGAGACCATGCTGATGTGTCCAACCAG TTATATGCAAATTATGCTATTGGAAAAGATGTCCAGGCAATGAAAGCTGTGGTTGGAGAGGAAGCACTTTCTTCAGAGGATTTG CTTTATCTAGAATTTCTGGataaatttgagagaaaatTTGTGACACAAGGGGCATATGACACCCGTAACATCTTCCAGTCACTTGATCTGGCCTGGACACTACTTCGTATCTTCCCTCGTGAGCTTCTTCATCGAATTCCAGCAAAGACGCTAGACCAGTATTACAGTCGCGACTCAACAAACTGA